A DNA window from Aspergillus nidulans FGSC A4 chromosome I contains the following coding sequences:
- a CDS encoding uncharacterized protein (transcript_id=CADANIAT00006996), with protein MAPFSKSIPIAIIGDGAFGLSTALHLVQNGYTDITVLEQDEKIPPPYSAANYLNKIVREEYEDPFYTNLTVLCPMGSGYINTDKATGVSHSPFPVNQEASSGFLPAEDETRIRKLLQQTLPALANRPLVLKSLCWFADTKDSDFIIDFVPGSKGSVVIESADSGHGFKMFPIVGSWTSLLSKRHTPNSIHSGKPNRRYRPSASAPISGSPINTSLCSIVSINTGMLLCCYDPINPNLDSYPFHHQFSNIATLPRP; from the exons ATGGCCCCTTTCTCAAAGTCTATCCCAATCGCAATCATCGGCGACGGCGCCTTCGGCCTGTCCACAGCCCTACACCTCGTGCAAAACGGCTATACAGACATCACCGTCTTGGAGCAAGATGAGAAGATTCCTCCGCCATACTCTGCCGCCAATTATCTCAATAAGATCGTGCGGGAAGAGTACGAGGATCCATTTTACACGAATTTGACTGTA CTCTGCCCGATGGGCAGCGGGTATATCAATACCGACAAGGCGACTGGCGTCTCGCACTCGCCCTTCCCTGTGAACCAAGAGGCATCTAGCGGGTTCTTGCCAGCCGAAGACGAAACCCGGATTCGCAAATTGCTCCAGCAGACATTACCGGCTTTAGCGAATAGACCGCTTGTGCTGAAGAGTCTGTGCTGGTTTGCGGATACGAAAGACAGCGACTTTATTATCGATTTCGTGCCAGGGAGTAAGGGAAGTGTTGTTATCGAGTCAGCGGACTCGGGCCACGGGTTTAAGATGTTTCCCATAGTGGGGAGCTGG ACAAGTTTGCTTTCGAAGAGACACACCCCCAACTCCATTCATAGCGGAAAACCTAACCGTAGGTATAGACCCTCGGCAAGCGCCCCGATCTCGGGATCTCCGATAAACACCAGCCTATGCTCTATCGTATCAATAAACACTGGTATGCTGTTATGCTGTTATGACCCAATAAATCCCAACTTGGACTCCTATCCTTTCCATCACCAGTTCTCAAATATTGCCACTCTGCCGCGACCCTGA
- a CDS encoding putative oxidoreductase, FAD-binding (transcript_id=CADANIAT00006994), with product MATATQGWHPGETKLHNLLHFPSSIATRYTAIEPQLREQHRIFHTSSLPFIPLTVTDKDGRPWAGIAAGRSGENGFVSSPDLKTLVFGIRVWTGEPLAGILQSWNGKEDGLGTLTAGLGIEFSTRRRNKFAGAIRDVLAKGEGEYMVRVEVTEALGNCPKYINTRHLIPYPKTNPAIAHQAAKMPGSSRLPTDVTNMIKSADTVFIASIYQSDPATASRFPSHSGMNARSGLPGFIRVRPSDGRTVVLPDYSGNRFLSSLGNIEASGLAGFTIVDFESGDILYLTGTAKNVVGEEACTIIKRHSGCITLLEVTGYTLVRDALPVRQAPGSMVGRSPYSPKVKYLVEEAEVQGFGGTSEKARLQSARQLSSDLAVFRFKVVPSDTGGVRLSIRPGQAVVLDFMDWLGPPQYRHMADNAPGSINDDRVRTWTVSSSHEGSQMSWFELTMREIKGGAVTGALFDVLRKHPQEPGRLVEIEQSVAADIVGVTGDFVLSDKEINALWVAGGIGITPYLAMLEALGSHEAEGQGKSTGDILFVLSTREPDVMLELLQSPLENVPTGMKVKIDLFTRSTVKADIGEFQTGKIQVSIHEGRIGPQYWKTVPTGKDVFICGPNDFGDVAVEGLRAVGVPNERIHREGFY from the exons ATGGCAACCGCTACGCAAGGCTGGCATCCGGGCGAGACCAAGCTCCATAACCTGCTACACTTCCCATCCTCTATAGCCACTCGATACACCGCCATAGAACCCCAGCTGCGCGAGCAgcaccgcatcttccacaCCTCAAGTCTCCCCTTCATTCCGCTGACGGTCACCGACAAAGACGGCCGACCCTGGGCAGGCATTGCTGCTGGGAGATCTGGCGAGAACGGATTTGTCAGCAGTCCGGATTTGAAGACGCTGGTGTTTGGAATCAGGGTCTGGACCGGAGAACCGTTGGCTGGGATCTTGCAGAGTTGGAATGGGAAGGAAGACGGGCTGGGAACTTTGACGGCGGGATTGGGAATCGAGTTTAGCACGCGAAGAAGGAATAAGTTTGCTGGGGCTATCAGGGATGTTCTTGCcaagggggagggagagtACATGGTGAGGGTTGAGGTTACTGAGGCTCTTGG AAACTGCCCCAAATATATCAACACTCGCCATCTGATACCCTATCCGAAAACCAATCCCGCGATAGCCCACCAGGCGGCCAAAATGCCGGGCAGCTCGCGCCTTCCCACCGATGTAACCAATATGATCAAGTCCGCCGATACAGTCTTTATAGCGAGCATCTACCAATCCGACCCCGCCACGGCCAGCAGATTCCCTTCGCACTCCGGCATGAACGCCCGCAGCGGCCTACCGGGCTTCATCCGCGTCCGTCCCAGCGATGGCCGTACAGTGGTGCTGCCGGATTATTCAGGGAACAGGTTCCTTTCTTCGTTGGGAAATATCGAAGCGTCTGGCTTGGCGGGGTTCACGATCGTGGACTTTGAAAGCGGTGACATACTTTACCTCACCGGGACGGCGAAGAATGTAGTTGGCGAGGAAGCCTGCACGATTATAAAGAGGCACAGTGGTTGCATCACGCTGCTGGAAGTGACGGGATATACCCTGGTCCGAGACGCCCTCCCAGTACGACAAGCGCCCGGCTCAATGGTAGGCAGGAGCCCGTATAGCCCCAAAGTAAAATATTTggttgaagaggcagaagTGCAGGGATTTGGCGGTACGAGTGAGAAGGCGAGGCTGCAGAGTGCACGACAGCTGTCTTCTGACCTCGCCGTGTTCAGATTCAAGGTTGTTCCTAGCGATACTGGGGGTGTACGCTTGAGTATACGGCCGGGACAAGCTGTTGTGCTTGACTTTATGGACTGGCTCGGTCCACCGCAGTACCGGCACATGGCGGACAATGCACCCGGCTCAATCAACGATGACCGGGTCCGGACGTGGACGGTGTCGAGTTCGCATGAGGGCAGTCAGATGAGCTGGTTTGAGCTGACAATGCGCGAGATAAAGGGGGGTGCGGTTACTGGTGCTCTCTTCGATGTCCTTCGAAAGCATCCTCAGGAACCGGGAAGGCTGGTTGAGATCGAGCAATCTGTTGCGGCCGATATTGTCGGTGTCACTGGTGACTTTGTTCTAAGCGATAAGGAGATCAATGCGCTCTGGGTTGCTGGGGGGATTGGGATTACGCCGTATCTTGCTATGCTGGAAGCCCTCGGATCGCACGAAGCGGAAGGCCAGGGCAAGAGTACTGGAGACATTCTCTTTGTGCTGTCAACTAGGGAGCCAGATGTCATGCTTGAATTACTTCAAAGCCCACTCGAGAATGTTCCCACGGGAATGAAGGTCAAGATCGATCTGTTCACTCGCAGTACTGTCAAGGCCGACATTGGAGAATTTCAGACTGGCAAAATCCAAGTATCAATACACGAAGGCCGGATAGGTCCACAGTACTGGAAAACAGTTCCCACTGGAAAAGACGTCTTTATCTGTGGCCCAAACGACTTTGGAGACGTGGCTGTCGAGGGCTTACGGGCCGTTGGGGTGCCAAATGAGAGGATCCATAGAGAGGGGTTCTATTAA
- a CDS encoding uncharacterized protein (transcript_id=CADANIAT00006997): MGQSTYRGNYGLPWVLPSVQQARRGFNEKGLVHEYLPILRLKGLREGAARYCTLREKGGAADADAASDAVAARKVYIPSTTWSNHRLLFSSLGFTVGQFNYYNNATRSLNIDSYLAALRSADHGSVVLLHACAHNPTSLDPYIEQWKQIWDIIKERRLFPIFDAAYLGLNSGDYDKDAWAIRGRLTEPGEGVGRIILQPTPFSQSVLESLQRSEISNLPAFRAKIAEAIMSDDMLKNVWLEDLKTMSGRIAEMRRAFSTG, translated from the exons ATGGGCCAGAGTACCTACCGCGGCAACTATGGGCTCCCCTGGGTCCTGCCTTCTGTACAGCAAGCTCGACGTGGTTTTAATGAGAAAGGGCTGGTGCACGAATATCTGCCGATCCTAAGGCTGAAGGGGTTGAGGGAGGGGGCTGCGAG ATACTGCACGTTGAGGGAAAAGGGTGGAgcagcagacgcagacgcAGCCTCAGACGCAGTAGCCGCACGGAAGGTTTACATCCCCAGCACGACATGGTCAAATCACCGCCTCCTTTTCTCATCGCTCGGCTTCACGGTCGGTCAATTCAATTACTACAACAACGCCACCAGATCCCTCAATATAGACTCGTACCTTGCGGCTCTACGCTCCGCAGACCATGGGTCGGTGGTGCTTCTGCACGCCTGTGCGCATAATCCCACCAGCCTGGACCCATATATCGAGCAATGGAAGCAGATATGGGACATCATCAAAGAGCGTCGACTATTCCCCATCTTCGATGCCGCGTATCTAGGCCTTAACTCTGGGGATTATGATAAAGATGCCTGGGCGATACG AGGCCGGCTAACAGAGCCAGGCGAGGGCGTTGGACGCATAATTCTACAGCCGACCCCGTTTTCGCAGTCAGTGCTCGAATCGCTGCAGCGTTCAGAGATCTCGAACCTGCCCGCATTCAGAGCAAAGATCGCAGAGGCAATTATGTCTGATGACATGCTCAAAAATGTCTGGCTTGAGGATCTGAAGACAATGAGTGGGCGAATTgcggagatgaggagggcgttCTCGACGGGCTGA
- a CDS encoding uncharacterized protein (transcript_id=CADANIAT00006998) has product MAFFMCICLLNFFTGSLASPVSPPTTSPATPLFAFDLSCTDLSTFNDAIMPLLNLTPPSGTPEAMIPLVDQRLSAIGSFVSSYQTMMNTFNMNNCVGSEYAGLQVRQTDPLDTLVQAICAILEGTDTSGLPQQVIDLIDQVEAALGCSAETV; this is encoded by the coding sequence ATGGCCTTCTTCATGTGTATCTGCCTACTCAACTTTTTCACTGGATCCCTCGCCTCCCCGGTCTCACCTCCAACCACCTCTCCAGCTACCCCCCTCTTCGCTTTTGACCTCTCCTGCACCGACCTCTCCACCTTCAACGACGCCATAATGCCGCTCCTCAACCTGACTCCCCCAAGCGGAACCCCCGAGGCCATGATCCCGCTCGTAGACCAGCGTCTCTCAGCTATTGGCTCTTTCGTATCAAGCTACCAAACCATGATGAATACTTTCAATATGAACAACTGTGTCGGTAGCGAATATGCAGGCCTTCAAGTTCGCCAGACAGATCCGCTTGACACCCTCGTGCAGGCCATCTGTGCTATTCTCGAGGGAACTGATACGAGCGGATTGCCGCAACAGGTTATCGATTTGATCGACCAGGTGGAGGCAGCACTGGGCTGTTCGGCGGAGACCGTCTAA
- a CDS encoding FAD-dependent oxidoreductase (transcript_id=CADANIAT00007000), protein MTFDRDNSQLRVIIIGGAVSGLTLAHCLEKAGIDYVVLEKHRDITTNIGGSVALQPAGCRILDQLGVLDHLWKYMNDIQAVNVGLPEGYTHRHAMFAQNLTEIGYPFSALTRRNLLYALFNTLEGRSKVKVGAKVVGIDRSTESNGQLTVTTENGEHYTGDIVVGADGVHGITLKEMERLTEPPASPALVKDKSKMTVDYMCLFGMTTPSKEMTATMKPGEIYTRSYLHAFWTIIPNFDTTINWFVMIKLDRTYVHPNVPRWPQREVKAKLEELGGYPLYGQIRFRDLCQRTSSVASTPTPEGILESWTSGRIAGVGDTVFKLTPNFAQGANLCIETSAALANSLHRLTSCYAGTFTKPTDVEIRRALSSYQDTIQPRIEGISAFSYRVSRVHSLEIPLIAQLMLRYTIHITARLANYRNTMEYEGGMVLEYLPLPERDRLCATKRAVTLAEWKAFFQILQFRCGVLLLVLMLATNVFLYPGSIDAVVGSVPLGFRGGLNRVFGV, encoded by the exons ATGACATTCGATAGAGACAACTCGCAGCTGCGGGTCATTATCATTGGCGGTGCCGTCTCGGGCCTCACACTCGCTCATTGCCTGGAGAAAGCCGGGATCGACTATGTTGTTCTCGAAAAGCACCGAGATATCACGACGAATATTGGTGGCTCTGTTGCCCTCCAGCCAGCTGGATGCCGCATCCTCGACCAGCTGGGCGTCCTCGATCATTTGTGGAAATATATGAATGATATACAGGCAGTCAATGTAGGGCTACCTGAGGGATATACCCATCGACACGCGATGTTTGCTCAAAATCTTACGGA GATTGGTTACCCATTCTCCGCGCTCACACGTCGAAACTTGCTATACGCTCTCTTCAATACTCTAGAAGGACGCTCAAAGGTGAAAGTTGGGGCCAAAGTTGTCGGCATCGACCGCAGCACAGAATCTAACGGACAATTAACGGTTACAACCGAAAACGGGGAGCATTACACCGGAGACATAGTCGTCGGCGCAGATGGGGTCCACGGAATCACCCTGAAAGAGATGGAGCGGCTAACAGAGCCCCCGGCCTCGCCGGCCCTAGTCAAGGACAAGAGCAAAATGACGGTCGACTACATGTGTCTTTTCGGCATGACCACCCCATCAAAAGAGATGACTGCCACGATGAAGCCAGGAGAGATCTACACCCGGTCGTACTTACACGCCTTCTGGACCATTATCCCAAACTTTGACACTACCATCAACTGGTTCGTTATGATCAAGTTGGATCGGACTTACGTCCATCCAAATGTACCAAGATGGCCACAGAGAGAGGTCAAAGCGAAGCTAGAAGAGCTCGGTGGTTACCCGCTCTACGGGCAAATTAGGTTCCGCGACCTATGTCAGAGAACTTCGTCAGTCGCGTCAACTCCCACGCCGGAGGGTATTCTGGAGTCCTGGACATCTGGCCGGATTGCCGGTGTCGGAGATACTGTTTTCAAG TTGACCCCCAACTTCGCGCAAGGTGCAAACCTCTGTATTGAAACCTCTGCAGCCCTCGCAAACAGCCTCCACAGACTGACCTCTTGCTACGCCGGCACATTCACCAAACCCACCGACGTCGAGATTCGACGTGCCCTCTCCTCCTACCAAGACACTATCCAACCCCGGATTGAAGGCATCAGCGCCTTCTCCTATCGCGTGTCCCGCGTGCATTCGCTTGAAATCCCCTTAATCGCACAACTTATGCTCCGCTACACGATCCACATTACCGCCCGCCTAGCGAATTACAGAAACACCATGGAATATGAAGGCGGCATGGTCCTGGAGTATCTGCCTCTACCTGAGCGTGACCGTCTGTGTGCAACTAAACGGGCAGTAACGCTGGCGGAGTGGAAAGCTTTTTTCCAGATCCTGCAGTTTCGCTGTGGCGTCCtcttgctggtgctgatgctggctACTAATGTTTTTCTTTATCCGGGGTCGATTGATGCCGTCGTCGGCAGTGTTCCACTCGGTTTCAGGGGTGGGCTGAATCGGGTTTTTGGTGTATAA
- a CDS encoding uncharacterized protein (transcript_id=CADANIAT00006999) produces the protein MSPPTDTTITTPIPSPTLNPKSLSTARKCLILFIVSWNTLVVTFLSTSLLIATPEIASDLETTSEILNITNAAVLIAMGCSSLIWSPLAEIFSRKRSYDAATAVMLLASIGTALAPNMAVFTSMRVISGFTGTYFMVAGQTVIADIFVPTVRGRAVGCLQVGSVAGSALGPCISGVIVTFAHWRDIYWLQVAMAGLGSALSVFAIPNIQSEVKQLYEEKAELDSGSDTIPQRVFQALARFNPTKVLKLYLLPQILLSDLICGFLAITQYGTLTSVRHVINPRFGFTTPLVSGLFYLAPGTGFIVGSLVGGRLSDHTVKRYIRKRNGLRLPKDRLNSGIVYFFAVLPISMVLYGWSLQKQFGGLALPIILAFLIGAGLMGAWNGLNTYSAEVIPSQRAEAVCSKYILQYMFGATATAAVVPLIDAIGIGWSFTILSYGQVRVIVSDRMVSPACSIEFIEEKTSKSSNPSHMGDATLAGLYRSGR, from the exons ATGTCGCCGCCAACAGACACAACCATAACTACGCCTATTCCTTCACCCACCCTGAATCCCAAGTCCCTTAGCACCGCAAGAAAATGCCTCATCCTTTTCATTGTCAGCTGGAACACTTTGGTGGTCACTTTCCTCAGCACATCACTCCTCATCGCGACGCCCGAGATCGCATCCGACCTAGAAACCACATCTGAGATCCTCAACATCACTAATGCCGCTGTGCTAATCGCGATGGGCTGTTCCTCACTAATCTGGTCTCCACTAGCCGAGATCTTCAGTCGAAAACGTAGCTACGATGCTGCGACGGCGGTCATGCTGCTTGCCTCTATTGGGACCGCGCTGGCACCGAACATGGCTGTTTTCACAAGTATGCGCGTGATCTCGGGCTTTACGGGAACGTACTTTATGGTTGCCGGTCAGACGGTCATTGCAGACATTTTTGTGCCGACAGTGAGAGGGCGTGCAGTGGGCTGTCTACAGGTGGGGAGTGTGGCGGGGAGTGCCTTAG GCCCCTGCATTAGCGGGGTGATCGTAACATTCGCCCACTGGCGCGATATCTACTGGCTGCAAGTCGCCATGGCAGGGCTGGGCTCTGCACTATCCGTGTTTGCAATCCCCAACATTCAAAGCGAAGTGAAGCAGCTGTACGAGGAAAAAGCAGAGCTAGACTCGGGATCAGACACTATCCCGCAAAGAGTTTTCCAAGCCCTCGCCCGCTTCAACCCCACGAAGGTGTTAAAACTATACCTCCTTCCGCAAATCCTCCTCTCCGATCTCATCTGCGGCTTTCTGGCAATCACGCAGTACGGCACTTTGACTTCGGTTAGGCACGTCATCAATCCGCGCTTTGGGTTTACAACGCCGCTCGTCAGTGGGCTCTTCTATCTTGCCCCGGGGACAGGATTCATCGTGGGGAGTTTAGTGGGCGGGCGGTTATCAGACCATACGGTGAAACGGTATATCAGAAAGCGAAATGGCCTGCGTCTACCCAAGGATCGATTGAACAGCGGAATCGTCTATTTCTTTGCGGTATTGCCGATCTCAATGGTTCTTTATGGGTGGTCTCTACAGAAGCAGTTTGGAGGGTTGGCCTTGCCGATCATACTGGCTTTCTTGATTGGTGCTGGGTTAATGGGAGCGTGGAACGGGTTGAATACGTATTCTGCTG AAGTAATTCCCTCTCAACGCGCCGAAGCTGTCTGCAGCAAATATATCCTGCAATATATGTTTGGCGCTACGGCTACCGCGGCAGTGGTGCCGCTGATAGATGCTATTGGGATTGGGTGGTCTTTTACGATAT TGAGCTATGGCCAGGTCAGGGTTATTGTCTCTGACCGCATGGTATCCCCCGCATGTTCAATCGAATTCATTGAAGAGAAGACTTCCAAGTCAAGCAATCCTTCACATATGGGAGATGCAACGCTGGCAGGG TTATACCGTTCAGGCCGGTGA
- a CDS encoding protein gstB (transcript_id=CADANIAT00006993): MSQPVYHYLALGRLGRGEVLNLFLKDAGIATKDVLYPYDESWPATSEKLTQQGLTRTGLLPALEYNGEIYTQHIPTLRFLARELGAYDGETSHEKYIVDAVADTYIDWRSQWVASLKGATDEYKNSVVPKYYRILGQYYSERPGPYLLGEKITYVDFAVYQSIDNERRTGTLPETLPESLVKLQDAIEARPNIKEYIAEHK; the protein is encoded by the exons ATGTCCCAGCCAGTCTACCATTACCTAGCCCTCGGCCGTCTCGGCCGCGGTGAGGTGCTCAA cctcttcctcaaagaCGCCGGGATTGCCACCAAAGACGTCCTCTACCCGTATGACGAGTCATGGCCGGCGACCAGCGAGAAACTCACGCAGCAGGGCCTCACGCGAACAGGACTGCTCCCGGCGCTAGAATACAACGGAGAGATCTACACCCAG CACATCCCAACCCTCCGGTTCCTTGCGCGCGAACTCGGCGCGTACGACGGCGAGACCAGCCACGAAAAGTACATTGTTGACGCGGTGGCCGATACCTATATCGATTGGCGG TCTCAATGGGTCGCCAGCCTAAAGGGCGCGACGGACGAATACAAGAACAGCGTCGTGCCCAAGTACTACCGCATTCTTGGGCAATACTACTCTGAGCGTCCGGGGCCGTACCTGCTCGGCGAGAAGATTACGTATGTGGATTTCGCGGTGTATCAGAGCATCGATAACGAGAGGAGGACGGGGACTCTCCCG GAGACGCTTCCGGAGTCGCTGGTGAAGCTGCAGGATGCGATTGAGGCGAGGCCGAATATCAAGGAGTATATTGCGGAGCATAAGTAG
- a CDS encoding pyrroline-5-carboxylate reductase family protein (transcript_id=CADANIAT00006992) → MSTKPTTQTLCILGCGNLGTAILKSVLATPEPDRLFTHYIACIGSPSSKERLEFQFKDQANLTIALDDNIAAIRAADVVILALDPALIPAGLAQPGFRDALGQKLLISVAAGWTVKKLTETIYGDGLAEEGKARATIIRTLPNICALVGQSLTAIEVDPAAKTAEEALSLTTSIFSRVGKTLIIPPSLIDATTAVAGSTPAMFAVIVDSMIDASVAVGVPRSMAQAMIYQSMRGSAEMLQSGLQPGDLRDQGTSPEGCTIGGLMVMEERGVRGGVGRAVREAVSVARRMDGRLHLNDTR, encoded by the exons ATGTCCACCAAACCTACTACCCAGACCCTCTGTATCCTGGGCTGTG GAAATCTCGGCACCGCCATCCTCAAATCCGTCCTGGCCACCCCAGAGCCGGACCGGCTCTTCACCCACTATATTGCCTGTATAGGTAGCCCCTCATCTAAAGAGCGTCTCGAATTTCAGTTTAAAGATCAAGCAAACCTCACAATTGCACTCGATGACAACATTGCCGCCATCAGAGCTGCAGACGTGGTTATTCTCGCTCTTGATCCTGCTCTCATTCCAGCCGGATTGGCCCAGCCGGGCTTCCGCGACGCTCTAGGACAGAAATTGTTGATTAGCGTCGCAGCGGGGTGGACCGTGAAGAAGCTTACAGAGACGATCTACGGCGATGGGCTAGCTGAAGAGGGGAAGGCCAGAGCAACGATTATCCGCACCCTCCCCAACATCTGCGCCCTTGTGGGACAGTCCCTCACAGCCATCGAAGTCGATCCTGCGGCCAAAACAGCCGAAGAAGCGCTCTCCCTGACGacctccatcttctccagagtcgGCAAAACGCTCATCATTCCACCGAGTCTCATCGACGCCACGACTGCCGTCGCGGGATCGACTCCTGCAATGTTCGCTGTCATTGTCGACTCCATGATTGATGCGTCTGTCGCCGTCGGTGTACCGAGATCCATGGCGCAGGCGATGATCTATCAGTCCATGCGGGGGTCTGCGGAGATGCTGCAGAGCGGGCTGCAGCCTGGGGACTTGAGGGACCAGGGGACCAGTCCCGAAGGATGTACGATCGGGGggctgatggtgatggaggagagaggtGTGAGGGGGGGCGTGGGCAGGGCAGTTCGCGAGGCGGTTAGTGTTGCCAGGAGGATGGATGGAAGGTTGCATCTTAATGATACTAGGTAG
- a CDS encoding uncharacterized protein (transcript_id=CADANIAT00006995), with translation MGEGVMCAGAKDLRDRLHTPFNYRDRGRNQQRCNCGSREVCPERAPVRAELVISRCATRMIASDALWGNMLGGAPDAAEDKAPFSFQIELPTSILKHIYAISNRLLTSRLSSADLRLPRPQIRTKATAPSRLPDARNEPNPTYVKGSSERLKIESALSKLRSQLPVQSSIYYNGKVQAAWRSWDQPLPAEHAAIESALKAKKDWENTPFIDRAAIFLKAAELVTGKYRYELIAATMLGQGKNIWQAEIDAAAELADFFRLNCNFAAELLERQPTRGTVGMWSRMEYRPLEGFVYAVSPFNLTALGGSLLSGPALMGNVVLWKPSPPNVYTSTLIYKILLEAGLPADVVQFVPGARKKSPTSRYKREELPPHPPHGRHSQRRQPHHPRCIRVPGTKVLGDLARIHPSVPRGRIHLAPQGRVQEITIGSPDKELEAFMGPVIHRRSFDQIKRIIDESNDDPSLNSITGGTYDDSVGFYVHPTVYQANAPTHRLFDEIFGPIPALYVYLDNEWSEILAKVDQAGGGFALTGPVFATDRRVIWEAEDALGYSAGNFYINCKTTAALIGQQLFGGARASGTNDKAGSSDILRRFPSLRMIKEFFLLEGFKYPSNQ, from the exons ATGGGCGAGGGCGTGATGTGTGCTGGAGCGAAGGATTTGAGAGACCG ATTGCACACACCTTTCAATTATCGTGACCGTGGGCGAAACCAGCAGCGCTGCAACTGTGGCAGCCGTGAAGTCTGCCCTGAGCGAGCGCCAGTTAGGGCTGAGTTGGTG ATCTCCCGTTGTGCGACTAGAATGATAGCCAGCGATGCGCTGTGGGGGAATATGCTCGGGGGCGCTCCCGACGCTGCAGAGGATAAAGcgcccttctctttccaaaTCGAATTACCAACCTCAATTCTCAAACATATATACGCAATATCTAACAGACTCCTCACATCTAGGCTCTCCTCTGCGGATCTGCGCCTTCCCCGGCCTCAAATCCGTACCAAAGCCACGGCTCCTTCTAGACTTCCTGATGCACGAAATGAGCCAAAC CCTACTTACGTAAAAGGGTCTTCTGAGCGCCTCAAGATTGAGTCGGCCCTCTCCAAGCTCCGCTCACAGCTGCCCGTCCAGAGCTCCATCTACTACAATGGCAAAGTCCAGGCTGCCTGGAGATCATGGGATCAGCCACTGCCCGCCGAACACG CTGCGATTGAGTCGGCActgaaagcgaagaaggactGGGAGAACACCCCCTTTATTGACCGCGCTGCCATCTTCCTTAAGGCTGCCGAGCTGGTGACGGGCAAGTACAGATACGAGCTCATCGCGGCCACGATGCTCGGCCAGGGGAAGAATATCTGGCAGGCAGAGATCGACGCCGCAGCTGAGCTGGCGGATTTCTTTCGTCTCAACTGTAACTTTGCGGCGGAGCTGCTTGAGAGACAGCCGACTAGGGGGACAGTTGGGATGTGGAG CCGCATGGAATATCGCCCCCTCGAAGGCTTCGTCTACGCCGTCTCCCCCTTCAATCTCACAGCCCTGGGTGGCTCCCTTCTGTCCGGCCCGGCCCTCATGGGCAACGTGGTGCTCTGGAAGCCCTCGCCTCCCAACGTCTACACCAGCACACTAATCTACAAGATCCTCCTCGAAGCCGGTCTTCCAGCAGACGTGGTCCAGTTCGTCCCCGGCGCGCGGAAGAAATCACCGACATCGCGTT ACAAGCGGGAAgaacttcctcctcatccaccaCACGGCCGACATTCCCAGCGCCGTCAACCACACCATCCGCGGTGCATTCGAGTACCAGGGACAAAAGTGCTCGGCGACCTCGCGCGCATACATCCCAGCGTCCCGCGCGGCCGAATTCATCTCGCTCCTCAAGGCCGCGTGCAGGAGATCACCATCGGCAGCCCAGATAAGGAGCTTGAGGCATTTATGGGCCCCGTCATCCATCGCCGCTCGTTCGACCAAATCAAGCGTATCATCGACGAGAGCAACGATGATCCGTCACTGAACTCGATCACCGGCGGGACATACGATGACTCCGTCGGCTTCTATGTCCACCCTACCGTGTACCAGGCAAACGCGCCGACACACCGTCTTTTTGACGAGATCTTCGGCCCCATTCCGGCGCTCTATGTCTATCTAGACAATGAGTGGAGCGAGATCCTGGCCAAGGTCGACCAGGCTGGCGGTGGGTTTGCGCTGACGGGGCCCGTCTTTGCCACGGATCGGAGAGTGAtctgggaggcggaggaTGCATTGGGATACTCGGCTGGGAACTTTTACATCAACTGCAAGACCACTGCTGCGCTGATCGGCCAGCAGTTGTTTGGTGGTGCGAGGGCCAGCGGCACAAACGACAAGGCTGGAAGCTCCGATATTCTGAGACGGTTCCCCAGCCTGCGCATGATCAAGGAGTTCTTTCTGTTGGAGGGGTTCAAATATCCAAGTAACCAGTAG